A single window of Microbispora hainanensis DNA harbors:
- a CDS encoding adenylate kinase: protein MRVVLVGPPGAGKGTQAQFIASHLSIPKISTGDIFRANVSGGTELGKLAKEYMDRGDLVPDEVTVAMVRDRLSEDDAQEGFLLDGFPRNVPQAEVLKKMLAEFGTALDVVLNLVVEDDEVVRRLAGRRTCRSCGKVWHVVFDPPAVEGVCDACGGELFQRDDDREETIRRRLEVYQEQTQPLIAFYADEGILQGVDATGPVEEITQRAMSALRRFAD from the coding sequence GTGCGCGTCGTCCTGGTTGGGCCCCCCGGAGCGGGTAAGGGGACGCAGGCCCAGTTCATCGCTTCGCACCTGTCGATCCCGAAAATCTCGACAGGCGACATCTTCCGTGCCAACGTCTCCGGCGGCACGGAGCTCGGCAAGCTCGCCAAGGAGTACATGGACCGCGGCGACCTCGTCCCCGACGAGGTGACCGTGGCCATGGTCCGCGACCGGCTGTCGGAGGACGACGCGCAGGAGGGCTTCCTCCTGGACGGCTTCCCTCGCAACGTGCCCCAGGCCGAGGTCCTCAAGAAGATGCTGGCCGAGTTCGGCACGGCGCTCGACGTGGTCCTCAACCTGGTCGTCGAGGACGACGAGGTCGTCCGGCGCCTCGCGGGCCGCCGTACGTGCCGTTCCTGCGGCAAGGTGTGGCATGTCGTGTTCGACCCGCCCGCCGTGGAGGGCGTCTGCGACGCCTGCGGCGGGGAGCTCTTCCAGCGGGACGACGACCGTGAGGAGACCATCAGGCGGCGCCTGGAGGTCTACCAGGAGCAGACGCAGCCGCTGATCGCGTTCTACGCCGACGAGGGGATCCTGCAGGGGGTCGACGCGACCGGGCCGGTCGAGGAGATCACTCAGCGGGCGATGTCGGCGCTGCGGCGGTTCGCCGACTGA